In Pongo pygmaeus isolate AG05252 chromosome 13, NHGRI_mPonPyg2-v2.0_pri, whole genome shotgun sequence, one genomic interval encodes:
- the SPMIP6 gene encoding sperm microtubule inner protein 6 isoform X4 — METAVRGMPLECPPKPERLNAYEREVMVNMLNSLSRNQQLPRITPRCGCVDPLPSRLPFHGYESACSGRHYCLRGMDYHASGAPCTDRRLRPWCREQPTVRCVPPYEHRPGMQCAVTTPPPSYYPYPNLRWDTSHFKKSGGPQRNNYVIHPEFVSETCPDYRCW, encoded by the exons ATGGAGACAGCAGTTCGAGGAATGCCCTTGGAATGCCCTCCTAAGCCGGAGCGGCTCAATGCCTACG AGCGCGAAGTGATGGTGAACATGCTGAACTCACTGTCGCGGAACCAGCAGCTGCCGCGGATCACGCCCCGATGCGGGTGCGTGGACCCGCTGCCCAGCCGCCTGCCCTTCCATGGTTACGAAAGTGCTTGCTCGGGCCGCCACTACTGTCTGCGCGGGATGGACTACCACGCCAGCGGGGCGCCCTGCACCGACCGCCGCCTGCGGCCTTGGTGCCGGGAGCAACCAACTGTAAG ATGTGTACCTCCCTACGAGCACCGGCCCGGAATGCAGTGTGCTGTTACAACTCCCCCGCCGTCATACTACCCATATCCGAACCTTAG ATGGGACACAAGTCACTTCAAGAAGTCTGGTGGTCCCCAGAGAAACAACTATGTTATCCATCCTGAGTTTGTGTCTGAGACCTGTCCCGACTATCGTTGCTGGTAG